One genomic region from Manis pentadactyla isolate mManPen7 chromosome 12, mManPen7.hap1, whole genome shotgun sequence encodes:
- the TIMM29 gene encoding mitochondrial import inner membrane translocase subunit Tim29 encodes MGSHFRQYWHLRRRDFRAFYFPYPAFLVEERTPSRKAMAASALKRFWFRNREGAGDAAPAKAGVWARLGSWARVLLRDYAEACVDAAAAARARPGRAAVYVGLLGGAAACCALAPSEAAFEEALLDASGTLLLLAPATRKRDSEAFVQRLLWLRGCGRLRHVNLGLCSLVYEAPYDAQASLYQARCRYLQPRWTDFPDRILDVGFAARWWVLGARMRDCDINDDEFLHLPAHLRVVVPHQLRSEANEGLFAEKYKPVVLTDDQVDQALWEEQVSQKEKKDKLALSQATSLVESEGLR; translated from the exons ATGGGAAGCCACTTCCGGCAATATTGGCACTTGCGCAGGAGAGACTTCCGGGCCTTTTACTTCCCATACCCAGCGTTTCTTGTCGAAGAACGGACGCCGAGCCGGAAGGCAATGGCGGCCTCCGCTCTGAAGAGATTTTGGTTCCGAAACCGTGAAGGAGCGGGTGACGCAGCCCCCGCGAAGGCGGGCGTGTGGGCGCGGTTGG GCTCCTGGGCCCGCGTGCTGCTCCGCGACTACGCCGAGGCCTGCGTGGACGCGGCAGCGGCGGCGAGAGCCCGGCCCGGGCGGGCGGCCGTGTACGTGGGGCTGCTGGGTGGTGCGGCGGCCTGCTGTGCGTTGGCGCCGAGCGAGGCGGCCTTCGAGGAGGCGCTGCTCGACGCGTCGGGGACCCTGCTGCTGCTGGCGCCGGCCACACGCAAGCGCGACTCCGAAGCGTTCGTGCAGCGGCTGCTCTGGCTGCGGGGTTGCGGCCGCCTGCGCCACGTCAACCTGGGCCTCTGCTCGCTCGTGTACGAGGCTCCCTACGACGCCCAAGCCAGTCTCTACCAGGCCCGCTGCCGTTACTTGCAGCCCCGCTGGACCGACTTCCCAGACCGGATTTTGGATGTGGGCTTCGCGGCCCGCTGGTGGGTACTGGGAGCCCGGATGCGCGACTGCGACATCAACGACGACGAGTTCCTCCACCTCCCGGCACATTTGCGCGTGGTCGTGCCCCATCAGCTGCGCTCAGAGGCCAACGAGGGACTCTTCGCCGAGAAGTACAAGCCTGTCGTGCTCACCGACGATCAGGTGGACCAGGCGCTGTGGGAGGAGCAGGTCTCGCAGAAGGAGAAGAAGGACAAGCTCGCCCTGAGCCAGGCCACCTCGCTCGTGGAGTCGGAGGGCCTGAGATGA
- the YIPF2 gene encoding protein YIPF2 isoform X2: MAAADELAFHEFEEATKLLVETPDAATTSRSDQLTPLGHVAVAVDSGGSFGAEEEVEESDKTALLQEEKPQPGFWTFDYYQSFFDVDTSQVLDRIKGSLLPRPGHNFVRHHLRNQPDLYGPFWICATLAFILAITGNLTVVLAQRKDPSVHYSPQFHKVTVAGITIYCYAWLVPLALWGFLRWRKGTRERMGPYTFLETVCVYGYSLFVFIPTMVLWLIPIPWLQWLFGALALALSAAGLVLTFWPVVQEDGRLGATVLLSAVVLLHALLAMGCKPLPPEHVAPLLQATSLPPNTLLPPNLLRSKTT; encoded by the exons ATGGCAGCGGCCGACGAACTGGCTTTCCACG AGTTTGAGGAAGCCACTAAGCTGCTGGTCGAGACCCCAGATGCGGCCACCACCAGCAGAAGTGATCAGCTGACCCCACTGGGGCACGTGGCTGTGGCCGTGGATTCAGGTGGAAGCTTTGGAGCTGAAGAAGAGGTTGAGGAGAGTGACAAGACCGCG CTCCTACAGGAAGAGAAGCCGCAGCCTGGATTCTGGACCTTTGACTACTATCAGAGCTTCTTTGATGTGGACACCTCCCAG GTCCTGGACCGGATCAAAGGCTCATTGCTGCCCAGGCCGGGCCACAACTTTGTGAGGCACCATCTGCGGAATCAGCCAGACCTGTATG gcCCCTTCTGGATCTGTGCCACACTGGCCTTTATCTTGGCCATCACTGGCAACCTGACAGTGGTGCTGGCGCAGAGGAAGGACCCCTCCGTCCACTACAGTCCCCAGTTCCACAAGG TGACTGTGGCTGGCATCACCATCTATTGCTATGCCTGGCTGGTGCCTCTGGCTCTATGGGGCTTCCTGAGATGGCGCAAGGGCACTCGAGAGCGCATGGGGCCTTACACCTTCCTGGAAACCGTGTGCGTCTACGGCTACTCCCTCTTTGTCTTCATCCCCACCATG GTGCTGTGGCTCATCCCCATCCCGTGGCTGCAGTGGCTCTTcggggccctggccctggccctgtcaGCCGCTGGCCTGGTGTTGACCTTCTGGCCCGTCGTCCAGGAGGACGGCAGGCTGGGGGCCACGGTGCTGCTCTCCGCTGTGGTGCTGCTCCACGCCCTCCTTGCCATGGGCTGTAAG cCACTGCCTCCAGAGCACGTGGCACCTCTGCTCCAGGCCACGTCTCTGCCCCCAAACACGCTtctgccgcccaacctgctgcGGTCCAAGACAACCTAG
- the YIPF2 gene encoding protein YIPF2 isoform X1 — MAAADELAFHEFEEATKLLVETPDAATTSRSDQLTPLGHVAVAVDSGGSFGAEEEVEESDKTALLQEEKPQPGFWTFDYYQSFFDVDTSQVLDRIKGSLLPRPGHNFVRHHLRNQPDLYGPFWICATLAFILAITGNLTVVLAQRKDPSVHYSPQFHKVTVAGITIYCYAWLVPLALWGFLRWRKGTRERMGPYTFLETVCVYGYSLFVFIPTMVLWLIPIPWLQWLFGALALALSAAGLVLTFWPVVQEDGRLGATVLLSAVVLLHALLAMGCKFYFFQPLPPEHVAPLLQATSLPPNTLLPPNLLRSKTT; from the exons ATGGCAGCGGCCGACGAACTGGCTTTCCACG AGTTTGAGGAAGCCACTAAGCTGCTGGTCGAGACCCCAGATGCGGCCACCACCAGCAGAAGTGATCAGCTGACCCCACTGGGGCACGTGGCTGTGGCCGTGGATTCAGGTGGAAGCTTTGGAGCTGAAGAAGAGGTTGAGGAGAGTGACAAGACCGCG CTCCTACAGGAAGAGAAGCCGCAGCCTGGATTCTGGACCTTTGACTACTATCAGAGCTTCTTTGATGTGGACACCTCCCAG GTCCTGGACCGGATCAAAGGCTCATTGCTGCCCAGGCCGGGCCACAACTTTGTGAGGCACCATCTGCGGAATCAGCCAGACCTGTATG gcCCCTTCTGGATCTGTGCCACACTGGCCTTTATCTTGGCCATCACTGGCAACCTGACAGTGGTGCTGGCGCAGAGGAAGGACCCCTCCGTCCACTACAGTCCCCAGTTCCACAAGG TGACTGTGGCTGGCATCACCATCTATTGCTATGCCTGGCTGGTGCCTCTGGCTCTATGGGGCTTCCTGAGATGGCGCAAGGGCACTCGAGAGCGCATGGGGCCTTACACCTTCCTGGAAACCGTGTGCGTCTACGGCTACTCCCTCTTTGTCTTCATCCCCACCATG GTGCTGTGGCTCATCCCCATCCCGTGGCTGCAGTGGCTCTTcggggccctggccctggccctgtcaGCCGCTGGCCTGGTGTTGACCTTCTGGCCCGTCGTCCAGGAGGACGGCAGGCTGGGGGCCACGGTGCTGCTCTCCGCTGTGGTGCTGCTCCACGCCCTCCTTGCCATGGGCTGTAAG ttttacttcttccagcCACTGCCTCCAGAGCACGTGGCACCTCTGCTCCAGGCCACGTCTCTGCCCCCAAACACGCTtctgccgcccaacctgctgcGGTCCAAGACAACCTAG
- the CARM1 gene encoding histone-arginine methyltransferase CARM1 isoform X3: MMQDYVRTGTYQRAILQNHTDFKDKIVLDVGCGSGILSFFAAQAGARKIYAVEASTMAQHAEVLVKSNNLTERIVVIPGKVEEVSLPEQVDIIISEPMGYMLFNERMLESYLHAKKYLRPGGNMFPTIGDVHLAPFTDEQLYMEQFTKANFWYQPSFHGVDLSALRGAAVDEYFRQPVVDTFDIRILMAKSVKYTVNFLEAKEGDLHRIEIPFKFHMLHSGLVHGLAFWFDVAFIGSIMTVWLSTAPTEPLTHWYQVRCLFQSPLFAKAGDTLSGTCLLIANKRQSYDISIVAQVDQTGSKSSNLLDLKNPFFRYTGTTPSPPPGSHYTSPSENMWNTGSTYNLSSGMAVAGMPTAYDLSSVIAGGSSVGHNNLIPLANTGIVNHTHSRMGSIMSTGIVQGSSGAQGSSGGGSSAHYAVNSQFTMGGPAISMASPMSIPTNTMHYGS; encoded by the exons ATGATGCAGGACTATGTGCGGACGGGCACATACCAGCGCGCCATCTTGCAGAACCATACGGACTTCAAGGACAAG aTCGTTCTTGACGTCGGCTGTGGCTCTGGGATCCTGTCGTTTTTCGCCGCCCAAGCTGGAGCAAGGAAGATCTATGCAGTGGAGGCCAGCACCATGGCCCAGCACGCCGAG GTGTTGGTGAAGAGCAACAACCTCACCGAGCGCATCGTGGTCATCCCTGGGAAGGTGGAGGAGGTCTCGCTCCCTGAGCAGGTGGACATCATCATCTCCGAGCCCATGGGCTACATGCTGTTCAACGAGCGCATGCTAGAGAGCTACCTCCACGCCAAGAAGTACCTGCGGCCTGGCG GAAACATGTTCCCCACCATTGGTGACGTCCACCTCGCGCCCTTCACGGATGAACAGCTCTACATGGAGCAGTTCACCAAGGCCAACTTCTG GTACCAGCCATCCTTCCACGGAGTGGACCTGTCGGCCCTCCGAGGCGCTGCAGTGGATGAGTATTTCCGGCAGCCTGTGGTG GACACATTTGACATCCGGATCCTGATGGCCAAGTCTGTCAAGTACACAGTGAACTTCTTAGAAGCCAAAGAAGGAGATTTGCACAG GATAGAAATCCCATTCAAATTCCACATGCTGCATTCGGGGCTAGTTCACGGCCTGGCTTTCTGGTTTGATGTCGCTTTCATCGGCTCCAT AATGACTGTATGGCTCTCCACGGCCCCGACGGAGCCCCTGACCCACTGGTACCAGGTCCGGTGCCTGTTCCAGTCACCACTGTTTGCCAAGGCCGGGGACACGCTCTCAGGGACATGTCTGCTGATTGCCAACAAAAG ACAGAGCTATGACATCAGTATTGTGGCCCAGGTCGACCAGACGGGCTCCAAATCCAGTAACCTCCTGGACCTGAAAAACCCCTTCTTCAG ATACACGGGCACGACCCCCTCTCCACCCCCGGGCTCCCACTACACATCCCCCTCGGAAAACATGTGGAACACGGGCAGCACCTACAACCTCAGCAGTGGGATGGCCGTGGCTG GGATGCCGACGGCCTATGACCTGAGCAGTGTTATTGCCGGCGGCTCCAGCGTGGGTCACAACAACCTGATCCCGCTAG CCAACACGGGGATTGTCAATCACACCCACTCCCGGATGGGCTCCATAATGAGCACGGGGATTGTACAAG GTTCCTCGGGCGCCCAGGGCAGCAGTGGCGGCGGCTCCAGTGCCCACTACGCGGTCAACAGCCAGTTCACCATGGGCGGCCCCGCCATCTCGATGGCCTCCCCCATGTCCATCCCGACCAACACCATGCACTACGGGAGCTAG